Genomic DNA from Halomonas sp. BDJS001:
GTTTTCGTCCATCCAGCGAGCGTTACCCAAAGACCCACGGCACAGAGCCCGTGAATCAGGCCAAGGAAGTAAATATGCCCGCGATTGTTGAGTAAGGTCATGAAACATCCCAATATGGGGCTGCACATACGCACTTATGACGATGAAGTGAAACGTCATTCCCACGACCATCATCAACTGGTACTACCCTTGGTCGGTACGCTGTTTCTGTCGATAGATGCCATGTCGGGGGAGGTGGCACAGCACCGTGCGGCGATCATTCCTTCAGGAAGCATCCATGGGTTTGCTGCAACAGAAGATAACCGGTTTTTGGTGGTCGATTTGCCAGAAGGGCTGGCGCCTGCGCTAGATAAGCTGCCTTGTTTCGCCGAGCTTGATTTGGCACTGCACCATTACATCCAGTTCCTACATGCTCAGGCCATGAGCGGGACTGTGGCGGGCGCTACCCAGCATCACATGCTGCTATTGCTGATCCAACTGCTGCAAGAGCGCCATGGAAGTCAATTGCAGCTGGATCGCAGGATTCACGCAGCGCAACAGTTTCTGGATGATCACTTTCAGCGACCGGTTTCCATGGCCGAGGTAGCCAGTGTGGCCCATCTGAGCATTCGTCAGTTGAACGAGCTTTTTCGCCATCAGGTAGGTGTGACGCCTCATCAATATCTCACAGATGTACGGATGAAAGAGGCGTGGCGGCTTCTGGAGCAGTCAGGTCTCAGCGTTCAGCGGGTGGCTGATGCGGTGGGCTACTCGTCGTTATCGGCCTTCAGCGACCGCTTCAGACGCCACTTTGGTAAACCGCCTAGCCACTTCCGCCGTCTCTCGACATAATTCCGCCAGGATTCAAAAGATCCTCATCGATGCTATGGATACGCTCTCCCGTCACCGCTAACGCACGACAATTTCGGGGGAGAGAGACATGGCAACCGTGAGCGCCGCTACCTGGATCGGATCCATTTCCGTGCTGCTTTGGGGCACGTTGGCTTTGCTGACCAAGCTATCCGGCGGAGAGATTCCAGAGTTCCAACTGATGGCCATGACTTTCGGCATTGCGTTTCTGTTGATGGGTGGGCGTTGGGTCTTGGCTGGCCATACGGGCGTTCGCTATATACGCCAGCCGCCGTTTGCCTGGTGTATCGGTATCGTCGGGTTATTCGGTTATCACTTTGCCTATTTCAAGGCGATGACGCTAGCACCAGCGGTGGAGGTCAGCCTGTTGGCTTACCTCTGGCCACTACTGATCGTTCTGCTTTCTGCCCTGTTGCCGGACGAGAGGCTGCGAGCTCAGTCTATCGTTGGCGCCTTGGTGGCACTGGTAGGTTGTTGGTTATTGATCAGCCGAAATTCTG
This window encodes:
- a CDS encoding AraC family transcriptional regulator; protein product: MKHPNMGLHIRTYDDEVKRHSHDHHQLVLPLVGTLFLSIDAMSGEVAQHRAAIIPSGSIHGFAATEDNRFLVVDLPEGLAPALDKLPCFAELDLALHHYIQFLHAQAMSGTVAGATQHHMLLLLIQLLQERHGSQLQLDRRIHAAQQFLDDHFQRPVSMAEVASVAHLSIRQLNELFRHQVGVTPHQYLTDVRMKEAWRLLEQSGLSVQRVADAVGYSSLSAFSDRFRRHFGKPPSHFRRLST